In a genomic window of Methanosarcina horonobensis HB-1 = JCM 15518:
- a CDS encoding tryptophan--tRNA ligase, producing the protein MTNKLDPWSSSDITDYSKLFEEFGISPFENVLPEIPSPHKYMRRKIVFGHRDYEQIAEAMRTGAPFSVMDGFMPSGKVHLGHKMVMDQIVWHQEMGASAFVGIADREAFSVRGFSWQKCREIGVEEYILSLIALGFKPEGLIYFQSGCGSVKDLAFELGVRVNFSELSAIYGFSGETSLSHMISVATQAADILQPQLEEFGGPKPVVVPVGPDQDPHLRLTRGLAGKMNMFRVEEREDAKTGRKYLSIRGKTAQKEALQELKKRIPGKVKLYEEHIDVLEYPDLTGLEKIVREVAVEFGGYAFIPPASTYHRFMSGLQGGKMSSSIPESQIALTDDPKEGAKKVKRAKTGGCVTLEEQKKLGGKPEECSVFELMLFHLLDSDEELLEIRQECVSGTRMCGSCKQLAAEKMQEFLKDHQEKRELARERLDEYRIVYKN; encoded by the coding sequence ATGACTAATAAACTTGACCCGTGGAGTTCAAGCGATATTACTGACTATTCCAAGTTATTCGAAGAATTCGGGATTTCTCCTTTTGAAAACGTACTTCCTGAAATTCCGTCCCCGCATAAGTACATGCGGAGAAAAATAGTCTTCGGACACCGTGATTATGAACAGATTGCAGAGGCCATGCGGACAGGTGCCCCTTTTTCAGTTATGGACGGTTTTATGCCTTCAGGAAAGGTCCACCTGGGACACAAAATGGTAATGGACCAGATAGTCTGGCACCAGGAAATGGGAGCTTCAGCCTTTGTCGGGATTGCAGACAGGGAAGCTTTTTCGGTGCGCGGCTTTTCCTGGCAGAAGTGCAGGGAAATAGGGGTAGAAGAATACATATTAAGCCTGATCGCCCTCGGTTTCAAACCTGAAGGCCTTATTTACTTCCAGTCAGGCTGCGGAAGTGTTAAAGACCTTGCATTCGAACTGGGAGTCAGAGTCAATTTCTCGGAATTAAGCGCAATTTACGGCTTTTCAGGAGAAACAAGCCTCTCCCATATGATCAGTGTAGCAACCCAGGCTGCAGATATCCTCCAGCCCCAGCTAGAAGAATTCGGGGGACCAAAACCGGTTGTGGTCCCTGTAGGCCCTGACCAGGACCCTCATCTCCGCCTTACAAGGGGGCTTGCAGGCAAAATGAACATGTTCAGGGTTGAGGAGAGGGAGGACGCAAAAACAGGCAGGAAATACCTGAGCATCAGGGGAAAAACCGCACAGAAAGAAGCTCTTCAGGAGCTTAAGAAACGCATTCCCGGGAAAGTAAAACTCTACGAAGAGCACATTGACGTGCTTGAATATCCCGATCTTACAGGGCTTGAAAAGATTGTAAGGGAAGTAGCAGTCGAGTTCGGTGGCTACGCTTTCATTCCTCCTGCATCCACTTACCACCGCTTCATGAGCGGGCTGCAGGGCGGGAAGATGTCGAGCAGCATCCCCGAAAGCCAGATTGCCCTGACGGACGACCCCAAAGAAGGGGCAAAAAAAGTAAAAAGGGCAAAGACCGGAGGCTGTGTAACCCTCGAAGAGCAGAAAAAGCTTGGAGGAAAGCCTGAAGAGTGCTCTGTCTTTGAACTGATGCTTTTCCACCTGCTTGACAGTGATGAAGAACTGCTGGAGATCAGACAGGAGTGTGTTTCCGGGACAAGGATGTGCGGTTCATGCAAACAGCTTGCAGCCGAGAAAATGCAGGAGTTCCTTAAAGATCATCAGGAAAAGAGGGAACTTGCAAGGGAACGGCTCGACGAGTACAGAATTGTCTACAAAAACTAA
- a CDS encoding IS481 family transposase: protein MKLNGKKIRWIIAQKLKGESTSTIAEIQGISARRVQQIYKEYVDIDQLPQVGNNLGRPRKQLSSDDKEIIDQTYSDYKFGACYLEILIEGKYNRKISHNRIHNYLLSMNLAKENRKKKQRRKWCRYEREHSMSAAHIDWHENPLLGLQVCAILDDSSRMVIAGGEYAHCNTENTIKVIDELVREYWDICPLRELIMDHGSEFGAHRINEDGSWESEFKTRIRELGIKPILARVRHPQTNGKIEKWFDTYQRFRGEFQSFEEFVQLYNQRPHGALKLEQLESPQDAFWNRLPIEAKFRIGTRLFGL from the coding sequence GTGAAACTTAACGGGAAAAAGATACGTTGGATCATTGCTCAAAAGTTGAAAGGAGAATCTACCTCGACGATAGCTGAGATCCAGGGGATCTCAGCTCGTCGAGTTCAGCAGATATATAAAGAATACGTTGACATTGATCAGCTTCCTCAAGTTGGTAATAATCTTGGAAGGCCACGTAAACAGTTATCCTCCGACGATAAGGAGATAATTGACCAAACTTACTCAGATTATAAGTTTGGAGCCTGTTATCTTGAAATTCTCATAGAAGGCAAGTATAATCGTAAAATATCTCATAACAGAATCCATAACTATCTACTCAGTATGAACCTTGCCAAGGAAAACCGAAAAAAGAAACAGAGAAGAAAATGGTGTAGATACGAACGTGAACATAGTATGTCTGCTGCACATATCGATTGGCATGAAAACCCTCTATTAGGGTTGCAAGTCTGTGCCATTCTTGATGATTCATCAAGAATGGTAATTGCAGGAGGAGAGTATGCTCATTGCAACACGGAAAACACCATTAAAGTGATCGATGAACTTGTCAGAGAGTACTGGGATATATGCCCTTTAAGGGAGCTCATCATGGATCATGGAAGTGAATTCGGAGCGCACAGGATTAATGAGGATGGTTCATGGGAAAGTGAATTTAAAACGAGAATTAGAGAACTTGGGATTAAACCAATACTTGCAAGGGTCAGACATCCTCAAACAAACGGAAAAATAGAGAAATGGTTCGATACATATCAGAGGTTTAGAGGAGAGTTTCAATCGTTCGAGGAATTCGTTCAATTGTATAACCAGAGACCTCATGGAGCTTTGAAACTTGAACAATTAGAATCACCACAAGATGCATTCTGGAACAGACTCCCAATTGAGGCAAAATTCAGAATAGGAACGAGATTGTTTGGGCTGTGA
- a CDS encoding radical SAM protein, with the protein MNSEKKNVPDFPAKDRNIEIFSMPGLSVNLQRYEGKNLKLTAKGALKPACSPILKKINSRLQEEKPALVQEDRVIPSAWLPPIPSPAFKRLIFAEVQIALGKYIPETVSIEITRQNSSRYPPGTVADELDTDTIKRTIDEALELGTLIISFTENDPLLREEIFELIEYVDKKRAIVNCSTWGTDFSKETALRLKEAGLHSLMVGVYSTDPKKHDAVRKSEGSYERAISTIKLALEAGLLVVMTTHASPSNMKELPALYALASELGVHEFSVWESMPKRRGEPVITDRDRRTILEMYHRINSAPEGPRMFSNTYFEGQMMGAMAGRRWMHVTVDGDVKPSPYPPFRFGNVKEVPLKEIWQRIRSYPYFQRQKNLSPMHDPEFMDFVDKIPEEAKLPYPFEEICEK; encoded by the coding sequence ATGAATTCTGAAAAAAAGAATGTGCCGGACTTTCCTGCAAAAGATAGGAACATAGAAATCTTCTCCATGCCAGGGCTGTCTGTGAACCTTCAGCGGTATGAAGGGAAAAACCTGAAACTTACAGCAAAGGGAGCCCTGAAACCTGCCTGCAGCCCAATCCTGAAAAAGATAAATTCACGCCTGCAGGAAGAAAAACCAGCTCTTGTACAGGAGGACAGGGTTATTCCCTCGGCCTGGCTACCCCCAATCCCGAGCCCTGCATTTAAACGCCTTATTTTTGCAGAAGTTCAGATAGCTCTGGGAAAATACATTCCTGAAACCGTTTCCATTGAGATCACCCGCCAGAATAGTTCAAGATATCCACCGGGTACAGTTGCTGATGAACTGGATACAGATACAATTAAAAGAACAATAGACGAAGCCCTGGAACTTGGCACATTAATTATCAGCTTTACCGAGAATGACCCTCTGCTGCGTGAAGAAATCTTTGAACTTATTGAGTATGTGGACAAAAAGCGCGCTATCGTAAACTGTTCCACCTGGGGTACGGACTTTTCAAAAGAAACTGCCCTCCGTTTGAAAGAAGCAGGACTTCATTCACTCATGGTCGGCGTTTATTCTACCGACCCCAAGAAACATGATGCGGTCCGAAAATCGGAAGGGTCGTACGAGCGGGCAATCTCAACCATAAAACTGGCTCTTGAAGCAGGACTCCTTGTAGTAATGACAACTCATGCCTCCCCCTCAAACATGAAAGAACTTCCTGCTCTCTATGCACTTGCATCGGAACTCGGGGTACATGAGTTTTCTGTCTGGGAATCAATGCCAAAAAGAAGGGGCGAACCTGTGATTACTGACAGAGACCGAAGGACAATCCTTGAGATGTATCACCGGATTAACTCTGCCCCGGAAGGCCCTCGCATGTTCTCAAACACCTATTTCGAAGGACAGATGATGGGTGCAATGGCAGGCAGGCGCTGGATGCATGTGACCGTAGACGGAGATGTAAAACCAAGCCCTTACCCTCCATTCAGGTTCGGGAACGTAAAAGAAGTACCCTTAAAAGAAATCTGGCAGAGAATCAGGAGTTATCCGTATTTCCAGAGGCAGAAGAACTTGAGTCCCATGCATGATCCTGAGTTTATGGACTTCGTTGATAAAATTCCTGAAGAAGCAAAACTGCCCTATCCTTTTGAAGAGATTTGTGAGAAATAA
- a CDS encoding MFS transporter — protein sequence MIESISLLPLLTVNFIGTLGFSIVLPFLVFLVNRLGGNAFIYGLASSMYPAFQLIGAPILGRWSDIYGRKRVLLLSQVGTLISWIIFLGALFLPVSTLFEVDSEVLGAFAFTLPLAVLFFARAFDGLTGGNVSVANAYLADITEEKDRNQNFGKMSISSNFGFIVGPALAGILSVTEYGEAAPVLGAVVISLIGTAIIVFYIPESKECSLEGPASAEGMRKVFGYELNECRTIKEKTDKPSFRDVLKFPHIPYMLGLYFLIFLGFNIFYTSFPLHAIAALDWSIVEMGVYFTVLSGLLIVVQGSILPRLSRRYSDASLIMFGSLMLGTNFLLLIPGDLFLTYLATGFFALGDGLMWPSFLSLLSKVAGKNYQGTVQGFASSFGGLASITGLILGGLLYEILAGRAFLLAGMVIYTVFLLNFRLRRFEEELKY from the coding sequence ATAATAGAGAGCATTTCCCTTCTTCCTCTCCTTACTGTCAATTTCATAGGTACGCTCGGGTTCAGCATCGTTCTCCCTTTCCTTGTGTTTCTCGTGAACCGGCTCGGAGGCAACGCTTTCATTTACGGACTTGCAAGCTCGATGTATCCTGCTTTCCAGCTCATAGGCGCGCCTATTCTCGGCAGATGGTCTGACATTTACGGGCGTAAAAGGGTCCTGCTCTTGAGCCAGGTCGGAACTCTGATTTCGTGGATTATTTTCCTTGGAGCTCTTTTCCTTCCGGTCTCTACCTTGTTTGAAGTCGATTCCGAAGTACTGGGAGCTTTTGCCTTCACCCTGCCCCTTGCAGTTCTTTTCTTTGCCCGGGCTTTTGACGGGCTGACCGGGGGAAATGTGTCCGTAGCCAATGCCTACCTGGCAGATATTACAGAAGAAAAAGACAGAAACCAGAACTTCGGAAAAATGTCGATTTCTTCAAACTTCGGGTTCATAGTAGGCCCTGCCCTTGCAGGGATTTTAAGCGTAACAGAATACGGAGAAGCAGCTCCTGTCCTGGGAGCAGTAGTAATTTCACTTATAGGGACTGCAATTATCGTATTTTATATCCCCGAAAGCAAAGAGTGCTCTCTTGAAGGACCTGCCAGTGCTGAGGGCATGAGAAAAGTGTTTGGTTACGAGCTAAATGAATGCAGAACTATAAAAGAGAAAACAGACAAGCCTTCGTTCAGGGATGTTTTAAAATTTCCGCATATTCCTTATATGCTTGGCCTTTACTTCCTTATCTTTCTGGGTTTCAACATTTTCTATACATCGTTTCCATTGCATGCAATTGCAGCTCTTGACTGGAGTATCGTAGAAATGGGAGTCTACTTTACTGTCCTGAGCGGTCTTCTAATAGTTGTACAGGGTTCTATACTTCCAAGACTTTCAAGAAGATATTCGGATGCCTCACTTATTATGTTCGGAAGCCTGATGCTTGGCACAAATTTTCTGCTGCTCATTCCCGGAGACCTCTTTCTTACCTACCTTGCAACAGGCTTCTTCGCACTTGGGGACGGGCTTATGTGGCCTTCCTTCCTCTCTCTTTTATCAAAAGTTGCCGGGAAAAACTACCAGGGCACTGTACAGGGGTTTGCCAGCAGCTTCGGAGGGCTTGCAAGTATAACCGGGCTGATTCTGGGTGGGCTTTTATATGAAATACTTGCGGGAAGAGCCTTTTTGCTTGCAGGCATGGTAATTTATACCGTGTTTTTACTTAATTTCAGGCTCAGACGGTTTGAGGAAGAGCTAAAATATTGA
- a CDS encoding PLDc N-terminal domain-containing protein codes for MFGNSLILLIFGFIFFLSFILWAWTLIDCLRKETDKGNTRLTWVIIIVFTYIVGAFLYYLIRQPKRIKELGR; via the coding sequence ATGTTTGGCAATTCCCTTATTCTTCTGATATTCGGATTTATTTTTTTTCTTTCTTTCATCCTCTGGGCGTGGACCCTTATCGACTGCCTGCGAAAAGAAACTGATAAAGGAAATACACGCCTTACCTGGGTTATAATTATTGTTTTTACATACATTGTAGGAGCTTTTCTTTACTATCTTATAAGGCAGCCTAAAAGAATCAAAGAACTCGGCAGGTAA
- the mntA gene encoding type VII toxin-antitoxin system MntA family adenylyltransferase antitoxin: MDKSTFLADVSKILAGLKEVDTAYIFGSFLERKDFNDIDIALLLSESLDPYESLKFSLRVAGKLERQISPRLEFDIKILNNSPMELQFEVIKKGQVIFSRDESRRIDYESEVISTYLDLKYMYDFIDKEFLARV, encoded by the coding sequence ATGGATAAGAGCACATTTTTAGCAGATGTAAGCAAGATTTTAGCAGGATTGAAAGAAGTGGATACAGCTTATATCTTCGGTTCATTTCTTGAGAGAAAGGATTTCAACGATATAGATATAGCTTTGCTCCTGTCCGAAAGCCTGGATCCTTATGAAAGTCTCAAGTTCTCTCTGAGAGTAGCAGGTAAACTGGAGCGACAGATAAGTCCCAGACTTGAGTTTGACATAAAAATACTAAACAATTCCCCTATGGAACTTCAGTTCGAGGTTATCAAAAAAGGACAGGTTATCTTCTCCAGAGACGAGTCCAGGAGGATAGATTACGAATCTGAGGTGATCTCAACTTACCTGGATCTGAAGTATATGTATGATTTTATAGATAAGGAGTTCCTGGCGAGGGTCTAA
- a CDS encoding class I SAM-dependent methyltransferase → MTKEAAKTGIGPTVLVAIEQHFPENQRIIEDDLAFRILPFSMRAFVWLMRFNSVRAWMVRAAEKDTPGIWGGMMCRKRYIDEKLIESVKQVNAVVNLGAGFDTRIYRLPALSDMPVWEVDQPENILSKKNRLYKLFGEVPSHVRLVPIDFDREELDVVLASYGYSADRQTFFIWEAVTQYLTETGIRATFDFLAKAERGSRLVFTYIRKDFLDGRIMYGWEKGYKKYVIEDKIWLFGMDPEAWPNFLREYGWQVVEHVGYEELAERYVRLTGRELASTPIERIVYAEKA, encoded by the coding sequence ATGACAAAGGAAGCAGCTAAAACAGGAATTGGTCCAACAGTACTGGTTGCTATTGAACAACATTTTCCCGAAAATCAGCGCATCATTGAAGATGATCTGGCCTTTCGGATACTACCGTTCAGCATGAGAGCTTTTGTGTGGCTGATGCGGTTTAATTCGGTCAGGGCCTGGATGGTCCGAGCTGCCGAGAAAGACACTCCCGGAATCTGGGGCGGAATGATGTGCAGAAAACGGTACATAGACGAGAAATTGATCGAGTCGGTTAAGCAGGTTAACGCTGTCGTGAATCTTGGTGCGGGATTTGACACCCGGATATACAGGCTGCCAGCTCTATCTGACATGCCGGTATGGGAGGTTGATCAACCTGAAAACATCCTGTCCAAGAAAAACCGGCTGTATAAGTTATTCGGAGAGGTTCCATCCCATGTCAGGCTTGTGCCGATAGACTTCGATCGTGAAGAGCTGGACGTTGTTCTGGCATCATACGGCTACTCTGCAGACAGGCAGACGTTTTTCATCTGGGAAGCGGTCACACAGTATCTGACTGAAACCGGTATCAGGGCAACCTTTGATTTTCTGGCTAAGGCGGAGCGTGGTAGCCGCCTGGTTTTCACATATATTCGCAAGGACTTTCTCGATGGCCGGATCATGTACGGCTGGGAAAAAGGCTATAAAAAGTACGTGATAGAGGATAAGATCTGGCTTTTCGGAATGGACCCGGAAGCATGGCCGAATTTTCTCAGGGAGTACGGCTGGCAGGTAGTCGAGCATGTCGGTTACGAAGAGCTTGCAGAGCGATATGTCAGGCTGACCGGTAGGGAGCTTGCCTCTACGCCAATTGAACGGATAGTCTACGCGGAGAAAGCATAA
- a CDS encoding translation initiation factor IF-2 subunit beta, with the protein MYDYEELLDRAMAKMPDTETTDARFVIPEPKLFSEGKTTILDNFGSIADTLNRDPDHLMKYLTRELGTAGKIEGTRAVFQGRFTRAQIADNIQAYVDEYVMCSECERPDTQLVRVDRVLLLKCSACGAHRPVKKRKVSNVAVREAIEEGGTYELRIDAVGSKGDGIAKIDKYTVFVPGAAKGDVVKVKIKKISGNLAFSERA; encoded by the coding sequence ATGTACGATTACGAAGAGCTTTTGGACCGTGCAATGGCAAAGATGCCGGACACAGAGACTACTGACGCTCGATTCGTAATCCCTGAACCCAAACTCTTTTCCGAAGGCAAAACCACAATTCTTGACAACTTCGGAAGTATTGCAGACACCCTCAACCGGGACCCTGACCACCTGATGAAATATCTCACCAGGGAACTGGGGACTGCAGGGAAGATAGAAGGCACACGTGCAGTCTTCCAGGGCAGGTTTACACGAGCTCAGATTGCAGACAACATTCAGGCATATGTTGACGAATACGTTATGTGTTCGGAATGTGAACGCCCGGATACCCAGCTTGTCAGGGTGGACAGGGTGCTTCTCCTGAAATGTTCTGCATGCGGAGCGCACAGACCTGTCAAAAAGAGAAAGGTAAGCAATGTAGCTGTCAGGGAAGCCATCGAAGAGGGCGGAACCTACGAACTCCGGATAGATGCCGTTGGGTCCAAAGGTGACGGGATAGCAAAAATAGACAAGTATACGGTCTTCGTGCCCGGAGCCGCAAAAGGCGATGTTGTCAAAGTAAAGATAAAGAAAATCAGCGGAAACCTCGCCTTCTCGGAAAGGGCTTGA
- a CDS encoding DUF1786 domain-containing protein, with translation MHIIAADIGTGTQDILLFDSEKEVENSLIMVMPAPTQVTAERVRRVTKARKALVLTGNIMGGGPSAWAVRSHLKAGLPVYATEKAALTIHDNLERVKSFGVRIVTEEEAKRLADSGDVLEIVMQDFDPYAASCAFSNFEVRMPENYAVAVQDHGNAPDKSNRVYRFELLKELIEKGGKLEDFVYLPEEIPQAFTRMKAQADSLLKATTALNTRAVFMDTGPAAVFGALTDPAAVQPSIVVNIGNGHTLGALVNENRITAVFEHHSSSMSPEKLQDYIIRLADGTLGFDEIFADGGHGAYIKEASGFERVRSIMVTGPKREMLEKLSEPELRQEISEKLHFAAPFGSMMLSGCFGLLAGFFEKYPETSIKLINH, from the coding sequence ATGCACATAATTGCGGCGGACATAGGAACAGGTACGCAGGACATCCTGCTTTTTGATTCGGAAAAAGAGGTTGAAAACAGCCTGATAATGGTCATGCCTGCTCCCACGCAGGTCACTGCGGAAAGAGTGCGGAGAGTAACAAAGGCAAGAAAAGCGCTTGTGCTTACAGGAAACATAATGGGAGGGGGACCTTCGGCATGGGCTGTCCGTTCGCACCTGAAAGCAGGACTTCCTGTGTATGCCACTGAAAAAGCCGCTCTGACTATTCATGACAACCTTGAGAGAGTGAAATCTTTTGGGGTAAGGATTGTTACGGAGGAGGAGGCAAAGAGACTTGCAGATTCGGGAGATGTCTTGGAAATTGTCATGCAGGATTTTGACCCCTATGCAGCTTCATGCGCATTTTCAAACTTTGAGGTCAGAATGCCTGAAAACTATGCAGTGGCAGTGCAGGATCATGGAAATGCTCCGGATAAAAGCAACAGGGTCTACAGGTTTGAACTTTTAAAGGAACTTATCGAGAAAGGAGGAAAACTCGAAGACTTTGTGTACCTGCCTGAAGAAATTCCCCAGGCATTTACCCGCATGAAAGCCCAGGCAGATTCGCTTCTTAAAGCCACTACAGCCCTTAATACTCGGGCAGTTTTCATGGATACAGGACCTGCGGCCGTATTTGGGGCTTTAACCGACCCAGCGGCAGTCCAGCCTTCCATTGTAGTAAATATAGGAAACGGGCACACACTTGGGGCGCTTGTGAATGAAAACAGGATCACGGCTGTTTTCGAGCATCACAGTTCCAGTATGAGCCCGGAAAAGCTTCAGGACTATATTATCAGGCTTGCCGACGGGACACTTGGTTTTGACGAAATCTTTGCAGACGGAGGACACGGGGCGTATATAAAGGAAGCTTCCGGCTTTGAACGGGTACGCTCGATAATGGTTACAGGTCCGAAAAGGGAGATGCTTGAAAAGCTCTCAGAGCCGGAACTCAGGCAGGAAATTTCAGAAAAGCTGCACTTTGCCGCTCCCTTCGGAAGTATGATGCTTTCAGGTTGCTTCGGGCTTCTTGCAGGATTCTTTGAGAAATACCCGGAAACATCAATAAAACTTATAAACCACTAA
- a CDS encoding 50S ribosomal protein L16, whose product MVRKPGSMYRNVRQRSFTRRKYMGGVPGSQVIHYDMGDKANTTFPVKISLVAEEKCQIRHTALEAARITANRHLVADTGKMGFYMKLRVYPHEVLRENKQATGAGADRVSSGMRRAFGKNVGTAARVDSMQKIFTVAVEKQNFQAAKKALWHAGQKLPTPVRIVVDQGAELVQ is encoded by the coding sequence ATGGTACGAAAGCCAGGAAGTATGTATAGAAACGTGAGGCAGCGCTCATTTACCAGAAGAAAATATATGGGCGGTGTTCCCGGAAGCCAGGTTATTCACTATGATATGGGAGACAAAGCAAACACAACTTTCCCTGTAAAGATTTCTCTGGTTGCAGAAGAGAAATGCCAGATCAGGCACACAGCTCTTGAAGCAGCCCGTATCACAGCAAACAGGCACCTTGTTGCAGACACAGGAAAGATGGGCTTTTACATGAAGCTCCGTGTTTACCCCCACGAAGTACTCAGGGAAAACAAGCAGGCAACAGGCGCTGGTGCTGACCGTGTGTCCAGTGGGATGCGCAGGGCTTTTGGAAAGAACGTCGGTACCGCAGCAAGGGTAGACTCAATGCAGAAGATCTTCACAGTAGCCGTTGAGAAGCAGAACTTCCAGGCTGCAAAGAAAGCTCTCTGGCACGCAGGACAGAAACTGCCCACACCTGTCAGAATCGTTGTCGATCAAGGCGCAGAACTGGTACAGTAA
- the hepT gene encoding type VII toxin-antitoxin system HepT family RNase toxin translates to MRILAHLRELDESQKDWQRYQNISLEDLKKDRDKRNMILHAMLVSIQAAIDIATSLIAKEGLGKPTTYRETFEILGQAGLIPEELAEELSDLAGFRNVLVHIYWQLDLDQVYGVLQNDLKTLQSFLQEVKGLLDQDSSAE, encoded by the coding sequence ATGAGAATACTGGCCCACCTCAGAGAGCTTGACGAATCTCAGAAAGACTGGCAAAGGTATCAGAACATATCTCTGGAAGACCTGAAAAAAGATAGGGACAAAAGGAATATGATTCTCCATGCCATGCTGGTAAGTATTCAGGCAGCTATAGATATAGCTACCAGCTTAATAGCTAAAGAAGGCCTTGGAAAGCCCACAACTTATAGAGAGACATTTGAAATACTGGGCCAGGCAGGGCTAATTCCTGAGGAACTTGCTGAAGAGCTCTCGGATCTGGCAGGATTCCGAAATGTCCTGGTTCATATATACTGGCAGCTAGATCTTGATCAGGTATATGGTGTCCTGCAAAACGATCTTAAGACTCTCCAATCCTTTTTGCAGGAAGTTAAGGGCCTATTAGATCAGGATTCATCCGCTGAATGA
- the pheS gene encoding phenylalanine--tRNA ligase subunit alpha yields the protein MSTQDNLTINEKKVLLALEELGSATPDKLEEKAGLQVDAAMQAAFMLQEKELASVSEKVLERYSLTKEGEEYTKTGLPERQIIDALKAPTSLEELRSRFSPQTVGIATGWLVKKGWAKVENGVMVPSGEAPAGKDEEVLAAFAEKAKTLEELETDEGIIKDLLKRKLVLKHEEKFRTVSITDAGSSLAAEGIVLEEEIAQLTPDMLKSGAWKGKKFRPYRLDITPKPLYGTKIHPYRRLIEQMRQIFLEMGFTEIKGGIIQSSFWNFDSLFQPQDHPARDMQDTFHLGSTCELPEEYSDKVAAMHERGGDIDSCGWGGIWDKELAGRNVLRTHTTSVTIKYLADHPEPPVKAFCIDRAYRRETIDPTHTPEFEQLEGVVMDKDMSFADLLGLLAEFYHRMGFEEVRFRPGYFPYTEPSVEPEVYVDGLGWVELGGAGVFRKEVTEPFGIKEPVLAWGLGVSRLAMLKLGLKDLRLLYQSDIDWLRKSEICRI from the coding sequence ATGAGTACTCAGGATAACCTCACAATTAATGAGAAAAAGGTCTTGCTCGCCCTTGAGGAGCTAGGGTCGGCAACCCCCGATAAACTGGAAGAGAAAGCAGGACTGCAGGTAGATGCGGCAATGCAGGCAGCCTTCATGCTCCAGGAAAAAGAACTTGCCTCTGTTTCCGAAAAAGTGCTTGAACGCTACTCTCTTACGAAGGAAGGAGAAGAATATACGAAAACCGGACTTCCGGAGCGTCAGATAATTGATGCTCTGAAAGCCCCTACTTCCCTTGAAGAATTGAGGAGCCGTTTCTCCCCTCAAACCGTAGGAATTGCAACTGGATGGCTCGTAAAAAAGGGATGGGCAAAGGTTGAAAACGGAGTAATGGTACCTTCTGGAGAGGCTCCTGCAGGCAAAGATGAAGAGGTCCTTGCGGCTTTTGCAGAAAAAGCAAAAACTCTCGAGGAACTTGAAACCGATGAAGGAATTATAAAAGATCTTCTCAAGCGCAAACTTGTCTTAAAGCACGAAGAGAAGTTCAGGACTGTTTCAATAACAGATGCAGGAAGTTCCCTTGCTGCCGAAGGCATTGTCCTTGAAGAAGAAATTGCTCAGCTCACGCCGGACATGCTGAAAAGCGGAGCCTGGAAAGGGAAAAAATTCAGACCCTACAGGCTTGATATCACTCCGAAGCCTCTTTACGGAACCAAGATCCACCCCTACAGGCGCCTGATTGAACAGATGCGCCAGATCTTCCTGGAAATGGGCTTTACAGAGATCAAAGGCGGTATAATCCAGAGTTCTTTCTGGAACTTTGACTCTCTCTTCCAGCCTCAGGACCATCCTGCCAGAGACATGCAGGATACTTTCCACCTTGGCAGCACCTGCGAGCTTCCGGAAGAGTACTCTGATAAAGTAGCAGCAATGCACGAACGCGGAGGGGATATCGACTCCTGCGGCTGGGGCGGAATCTGGGACAAAGAACTTGCCGGACGCAATGTGCTCAGAACCCATACTACTTCAGTTACCATAAAGTACCTCGCAGACCACCCCGAACCGCCTGTGAAAGCCTTCTGCATTGACAGGGCTTACCGCAGGGAAACAATCGACCCTACCCACACCCCTGAATTCGAGCAGCTTGAAGGTGTGGTTATGGACAAGGATATGTCTTTTGCAGATCTTCTCGGCCTCCTTGCAGAGTTCTACCACAGAATGGGTTTCGAAGAAGTCCGCTTCCGCCCTGGATATTTCCCATATACCGAACCGAGTGTAGAACCCGAGGTTTATGTGGACGGCCTTGGCTGGGTTGAACTCGGAGGCGCAGGCGTCTTCAGAAAAGAAGTCACGGAGCCTTTCGGGATAAAAGAACCCGTTCTTGCCTGGGGGCTCGGGGTAAGCCGGCTCGCCATGCTGAAACTGGGGCTTAAAGACCTGAGGCTTCTCTACCAGTCCGATATTGATTGGCTCAGAAAGAGCGAGATTTGCAGGATCTGA